In a genomic window of Rhododendron vialii isolate Sample 1 chromosome 12a, ASM3025357v1:
- the LOC131309611 gene encoding probable inactive poly [ADP-ribose] polymerase SRO2, translating into MEHVHFGDLEEQVSISIDENEIPIPDSEDDSFSSSVFEEFGNFNSSGLNRIHERSRCYQIITGCVAQGMVEDANVAAVHKIPWSGSNGRLEAFRISSAKMVKKCGGNTNVKHAWYGGSRDEICGIISHGFRRCRQSDHGEDGFGIHLYPLEFVMDGLLSSVEDEYGLRHILLCNVILGKMEEVRPGSKQFEPSSNEFDSGVHNLSRPTRFIIWEAYMNSCIFPSYVVSFRALNVRGKRPNYCFFSEYNIVVA; encoded by the exons ATGGAACATGTGCATTTTGGTGATCTAGAGGAACAAGTCTCCATCAGCATTGATGAAAATGAAATTCCAATTCCAGATTCCGAAGAtgattcattttcttcttcggTTTTCGAGGAATTTGGGAATTTCAATAGCAGTGGATTGAATAGAATACATGAAAGAAGCAGATGTTACCAAATCATCACCGGTTGCGTTGCTCAGGGTATGGTGGAGGACGCAAATGTTGCGGCTGTCCATAAAATCCCGTGGTCTGGTTCCAACGGGCGGTTGGAAGCTTTCCGCATTTCCTCAGCTAAGATGGTGAAGAAATGTGGAGGGAATACTAACGTAAAGCACGCATGGTATGGTGGATCACGGGACGAAATCTGTGGAATTATATCCCATGGGTTCCGAAGATGCAGACAATCGGACCATGGTGAGGATGGTTTTGGGATACATTTGTATCCTCTGGAGTTCGTTATGGATGG GTTATTGTCTTCAGTTGAGGATGAATATGGGCTCCGGCACATATTGCTGTGCAATGTAATATTGGGGAAAATGGAGGAAGTACGTCCTGGTTCGAAACAATTCGAACCAAGCTCTAATGAGTTTGATTCCGGAGTTCATAATCTTTCGAGACCAACAAGATTCATAATTTGGGAGGCTTACATGAACTCTTGTATCTTTCCCAGCTACGTCGTTAGTTTCAGAGCTCTCAATGTCAGAGGTAAACGGCCAAATTACTGTTTCTTTTCTGAATACAATATTGTTGTCGCGTAA
- the LOC131309612 gene encoding probable inactive poly [ADP-ribose] polymerase SRO2 yields the protein MEIHGGMKREKSTVWGQNIPVTTSIYMYTSIVVRVVILRLVASPQAEELPREQVFQLSPSRLSRIHKDQKKRISEMEHFGDQQEQVSISMDQNEIPISDSDDDSFFSSVFEEFGIFKRNGLTVIEEGNTCYKVINGCVAQGMGKDTNVAAIHKIPWSGPNKRLEAFRISTTEMVEKCGGNGNIKHAWYGRSRDEICEIISHGFRRCRQSNTNSEDGCGVYLYPLEFVMDGLLTSIEDDYGLRHLLLCNVILGRTEVVWPGFGRDQIPAYNPTTPCVEFSVLIPKLTNVLPSSKMALIHKYQSEFRELVDAFKEIARLSTHIGTSC from the exons ATGGAAATACACGGCGGGATGAAGCGGGAAAAGAGCAcggtgtggggacaaaatattCCTGTCACTAccagtatatatatgtataccaGCATTGTGGTGAGAGTTGTCATATTAAGGCTTGTTGCTTCACCCCAAGCTGAAGAACTTCCGCGAGAACAAGTCTTccaactctctccctctcggctctctAGAATTCacaaggatcaaaaaaaaagaatttcagAG ATGGAGCATTTTGGTGATCAACAAGAGCAAGTCTCCATTAGCATGGACCAAAATGAAATCCCAATTTCGGATTCTGATGATGATTCATTTTTCTCTTCGGTTTTCGAGGAGTTTGGGATTTTCAAAAGAAATGGGTTGACTGTAATAGAAGAAGGAAATACTTGTTACAAAGTCATCAACGGATGTGTCGCTCAGGGTATGGGAAAGGACACAAATGTTGCAGCCATCCATAAAATCCCCTGGTCCGGTCCCAACAAGCGGTTGGAAGCTTTCCGCATTTCCACAACTGAGATGGTGGAGAAATGTGGAGGAAATGGCAACATAAAGCACGCGTGGTATGGGAGATCAAGGGATGAAATATGTGAAATCATATCCCATGGGTTCCGAAGATGCAGACAATCAAATACAAATTCTGAGGATGGTTGTGGAGTATATTTGTATCCACTCGAGTTCGTAATGGATGG GTTATTGACATCAATTGAGGATGACTATGGGCTCCGGCATCTATTGCTGTGTAATGTGATATTGGGGAGAACGGAAGTAGTTTGGCCTG GTTTCGGAAGGGATCAAATTCCTGCATACAACCCCACTACACCATGTGTAGAGTTTTCTGTTCTGATTCCCAAGCTGACAAATGTCTTACCTTCTTCAAAAATGGCATTGATCCATAAATATCAAAGCGAGTTCCGT GAGCTAGTGGATGCATTTAAGGAAATTGCAAGACTTTCTACTCATATCGGCACCTCGTGTTGA